One genomic window of Quercus robur chromosome 6, dhQueRobu3.1, whole genome shotgun sequence includes the following:
- the LOC126690121 gene encoding uncharacterized protein LOC126690121 — translation MVRTRSRATSPGLQESRGDRQSVPTVQPPSVQHVQSMAATMAELTRQNQELVRELNMRRQHRDENVGRQVQSQDERNAEFESQSRGTPSRRVPHLEREMDQMRRTMDEMKENMKRTNPVEDLVHRTDSPFVPPINAHPLPPKFKMPSLDSYDGTRDPFDHIATFKTTMHLQGVPDEIMCRAFPTTLKGPARVWFSKIPPSTVTSFEELSKLFVNNFIGGQRHKRSSSSLLTIEQGENESLRSFITRFNREALAVDEMDDKLLLAAFHNGVHSDLFIHKLYEQEPLTMAELVHSAQNFMNAEDAIIAKKRKRIEKMDANPTRHSEQGPRLKKGRAEDKKDRDRKAGPSARS, via the coding sequence ATGGTCCGGACAAGGTCAAGGGCTACCAGCCCAGGCCTTCAAGAAAGTAGAGGCGACCGTCAATCGGTGCCTACCGTACAACCGCCTTCTGTCCAACACGTGCAATCAATGGCTGCTACTATGGCAGAATTGACCCGCCAGAACCAGGAGTTGGTTAGAGAACTTAACATGAGGAGGCAGCATCGGGATGAGAACGTTGGAAGACAGGTTCAGAGCCAAGATGAGAGGAATGCCGAGTTTGAGAGCCAGTCAAGGGGTACCCCTTCAAGAAGGGTGCCTCACTTGGAGAGAGAGATGGACCAAATGAGAAGAACTATGGatgaaatgaaggaaaatatgAAGAGGACCAACCCCGTAGAGGACTTGGTTCACAGGACTGACTCCCCATTTGTGCCTCCCATCAATGCTCACCCTTTGCCACCGAAGTTCAAGATGCCTTCCTTAGATTCGTACGATGGGACGCGAGATCCATTTGACCACATTGCCACCTTCAAAACTACTATGCATCTTCAAGGGGTTCCGGATGAAATAATGTGCAGAGCtttccctactacccttaaaGGACCCGCACGAGTGTGGTTCAGCAAAATACCTCCCAGCACGGTAACGTCCTTCGAAGAATTAAGTAAGTTGTTTGTTAAcaacttcatcggaggacagaGGCACAAGCGTTCCTCGTCCAGTTTGCTGACCATAGAACAAGGGGAGAATGAAAGTTTGCGGTCGTTCATTACGCGGTTCAATAGGGAAGCTTTAGCAGTGGACGAGATGGATGACAAGCTGCTCCTGGCGGCCTTCCACAATGGGGTTCACTCTGATTTGTTCATCCACAAGCTATATGAGCAAGAGCCTTTGACCATGGCCGAACTCGTCCACTCAGCccagaattttatgaatgcggAGGATGCtatcatagccaagaagaggaagagaatcGAGAAAATGGATGCTAACCCCACTCGTCACTCAGAGCAGGGTCCTCGTCTCAAGAAAGGACGAGCGGAAGACAAAAAGGATCGTGACAGGAAGGCAGGCCCCTCAGCACGAAGTTAG
- the LOC126688528 gene encoding uncharacterized protein LOC126688528, whose translation MGKAKKGPKFAAMKKMVTKKSIKNYKQQVLDPKKNDNNEKKLPRNVPKVSSALFFNYNTSLGPPYRVLVDTNFINFSIQNKLDLEKGMMDCLYAKCTPCITQCVMAELEKLGQKYRVALRIAKDPRFERLICTHKGTYADDCIVDRVTEHKCYIVATCDRDLKRRIRKVPGVPIMYITRHKYSIERLPEATVGGAPRY comes from the exons ATGGGGAAAGCGAAGAAAGGTCCCAAATTTGCTGCCATGAAAAAAATGGTCACCAAAAAATCCATTAAAAA TTACAAACAACAGGTTTTGGAcccaaaaaagaatgataacaacGAAAAGAAGCTCCCAAGAAATGT GCCGAAGGTTTCATCTGCACTTTTCTTCAATTACAACACCTCGTTGGGACCACCATATCGGGTTTTGGTAGATACCAACTTCATCAATTTCTCTATCCAGAATAAA CTGGACTTGGAGAAGGGAATGATGGACTGCCTATATGCAAAAT GCACTCCTTGTATCACGCAATGTGTGATGGCAGAGCTTGAGAAGCTAGGTCAGAAATATCGAGTTGCTTTGAG GATTGCTAAGGATCCTCGTTTTGAAAGACTAATTTGCACTCATAAAGGGACCTATGCTGATGACTGTATTGTTGACAGAGTTACAGAG CATAAATGCTACATTGTTGCTACATGTGATCGAGATTTGAAGCGAAGGATCCGAAAG GTTCCTGGTGTACCAATTATGTATATTACTCGGCACAAGTACTCAATTGAACGGTTGCCTGAAGCAACAGTCGGTGGAG CTCCAAGGTATTGA
- the LOC126690122 gene encoding uncharacterized protein LOC126690122, translating to MDEQAVTFTEEEAERIHHPHDDAIVITLLIADYTTRRVLVDNGSSADILYLPAFQQMKLGRDHLRPVNSPLVGFGGMRVQPVGTVTLPVVVRAYPQQVTKDVSFLVVDCSSSYNAIIGRPTLNSWRAVTSTYHLSVKFPTDHGVGQVQGDQLAARECYLAMLATDEQVQTMTIEEKRVVVEPIEVLEDVPLDERNPERCTRVGADLERGVKQNLVQFLRKNVDVFAWSHEDMPGIDPNVITHRLNVCPSSKPIRQKKRVFAPERENAIKDEVQKLMAAKFIREVYYPDWLANVVMVKKANGKWRMCVDFTDLNKACPKDSYPLPRIDQLVDSTAGHKLLSFMDAFSGYNQIRMDKVDQEKTSFVTSQGLFCYEVMPFGLKNAGATYQRLVNHMFRPQIGRNVEVYVDDMLVKSLEEGKHLDDLQETFNTLRRYSMKLNPSKCAFGVASGKFLGFMVSHRGIEANPEKIKAILEMKPPQNIKEVQSLTGRVAALNRFVSKATDKCLPFFKVLKKAFEWTDECQRAFQDLKTYLVMPPLLSPSVVGEELFLYLAVTPHAVSSALIREEAKVQKPVYYTSRALRGAEGRYPPIEKLAFALITASRKLRHYFQAHVINVMTDHPLKKAMNKLEAAGRLIQWAVELSEFDIRYQPRHAIKAQSLADFIAEFTPRCNDEVQEDKNWVVHVDGSSTQRAGGIGVVLQSPEGDKLKHRVRLQYRPTNNEVEYEALLKGLELAKSVEAELVLVLGDSSLVMGQINGTYEAKEERMKKYLERVLQLVEKFRKANFIQIPREENAEADTLAKEASATGTTEEYDEIQYVPSVDLLEVQQIGNEENWMAPIVSYLKDGRLPEARDEAKKLRIKAARYVLMDEVLYRRGFSQPYLRCLAPEEANYVLREVHEGACGNHSGARSLIQKVVRAGTTVRTPTGETPFKLAYGSEAVIPAEVHMANHRVMSYEEKDNEEQLRLNLDLIDEVRTEAEHRAAKYKNLMARQYDARVKPRRFNIGDLVLRKVSLATKNSAHGKLGPNWEGPYRVINFKRQGSYYLEALDGRKLEHPWNVEHLRRYYQ from the exons ATGGACGAACAGGCAGTCACATTCACCGAAGAAGAAGCTGAAAGAATCCACCATCCTCATGACGATGCTATTGTCATAACCTTGCTCATCGCTGACTACACAACCAGAAGGGTACTCGTTGATAATGGAAGTTCGGCAGATATCCTGTATCTTCCAGCTTTTCAGCAGATGAAGTTAGGACGAGACCATCTTCGTCCGGTGAATTCTCCGTTAGTAGGTTTTGGTGGGATGAGGGTGCAGCCCGTGGGTACTGTTACATTACCAGTGGTAGTAAGGGCATATCCACAACAAGTCACCAAGGACGTAAGTTTCTTGGTAGTAGACTGTTCGTCCTCTTATAATGCCATAATTGGGAggccaactttgaatagttggagAGCAGTTACGTCCACCTACCACCTATCAGTCAAGTTCCCAACAGACCATGGAGTAGGACAAGTGCAAGGAGATCAACTGGCAGCGAGAGAGTGTTACTTGGCTATGTTGGCCACGGACGAGCAAGTGCAGACAATGACTATTGAAGAGAAAAGGGTCGTGGTAGAACCTATTGAAGTGCTGGAAGATGTTCCCTTAGACGAAAGGAACCCTGAGAGATGTACCAGGGTGGGGGCAGATCTAGAAAGAGgagttaaacaaaaccttgtcCAGTTTTTGAGGAAGAACGtagatgtgttcgcatggagtcATGAGGATATGCCTGGAATAGATCCTAATGTCATCACCCATCGCCTGAACGTATGTCCATCCTCGAAGCCAATACGACAAAAGAAAAGGGTGTTTGCTCCTGAGAGAGAAAATGCTATTAAAGACGAGGTTCAAAAATTGATGGCAGCAAAGTTTATCCGAGAGGTGTATTATCCGGATTGGTTGGCCAacgtagtaatggtcaaaaaggcGAACGGcaagtggaggatgtgtgtggattttaCTGATCTGAATAAGgcttgccccaaagatagctatccatTACCACGAATCGATCAGCTGGTGGACTCCACCGCAGGCCATAAACTGCTTAGTTTTATGGATGCTTTCTCAGGATACAACCAGATACGGATGGACAAGGTTGACCAGGAGAAGACCTCATTTGTTACTAGTCAGGGCTTGTTCTGTTATGAAGTAATGCCCTTCGGATTGAAGAACGCGGGAGCAACGTATCAGCGACTGGTCAATCACATGTTCCGTCCTCAGATTGGGCGAAATGTCGAAGTGTATGTGGATGACATGTTAGTGAAAAGTCTGGAAGAGGGTAAGCATTTAGACGACTTGCAAGAAACCTTCAACACACTCAGGCGATACAGTATGAAGTTGAACCCCAGTAAATGTGCTTTCGGAGTGGCTTCGGGAAAATTTCTTGGATTCATGGTCTCACACAGGGGGATCGAGGCCAATCCAGAAAAGATCAAGGCAATCCTAGAAATGAAGCCTCCGCAGAATATTAAAGAAGTTCAATCTCTCACCGGGCGAGTTGCCGCCctcaacaggtttgtctctaaagctactGACAAGTGTTTACCATTTTTCAAGGTTCTAAAGAAAGCCTTCGAATGGACGGACGAGTGCCAAAGAGCCTTCCAAGATTTGAAGACGTATCTTGTCATGCCCCCGCTGCTAAGTCCGTCCGTGGTAGGAGAGGAGCTGTTTTTGTACCTGGCGGTGACCCCGCATGCTGTGAGCTCAGCGCTGATAAGAGAGGAAGCAAAAGTGCAAAAGCCAGTGTATTACACCAGTAGGGCACTGCGGGGGGCGGAAGGACGATATCCGCCAATAGAAAAGCTGGCCTTCGCGCTCATCACGGCTTCCAGGAAGTTAAGACACTACTTCCAAGCCCATGTAATCAATGTTATGACAGATCACCCACTTAAGAAAGCTATGAACAAGTTGGAAGCTGCAGGACGTCTGATCCAATGGGCGGTCGAACTTAGCGAGTTTGATATCCGATACCAACCAAGACATGCTATTAAGGCTCAGAGCCTGGCAGACTTTATAGCGGAGTTCACTCCAAGATGCAACGATGAAGTGCAGGAGGATAAAAATTGGGTGGTCCATGTAGATGGCTCGTCCACACAGCGTGCAGGAGGAATAGGGGTGGTTTTGCAATCCCCTGAAGGAGACAAGTTGAAGCATAGAGTCCGTCTGCAATATCGACCAACTAACAATGAGGTGGAGTATGAAGCTCTGCTtaaagggctagaattggctaagtctGTAGAAGCGGAGTTGGTCCTCGTCCTGGGAGACTCTTCGCTGGTAATGGGCCAAATAAATGGGACATATGAGGCGAAAGAAGAACGAATGAAAAAGTACTTGGAGAGGGTATTACAGCTTGTGGAAAAATTCAGGAAAGCTAACTTCATTCAAATCCCGAGGGAAGAGAATGCAGAAGCAGACACCTTAGCGAAGGAAGCCTCAGCAACTGGAACGACCGAAGAGTATGATGAAATTCAGTATGTCCCGAGTGTAGATCTCCTGGAAGTACAGCAAATAGGGAATGAAGAAAATTGGATGGCCCCAATCGTCTCGTATCTGAAGGACGGGAGACTCCCGGAAGCAAGGGACGAAGCTAAAAAACTAAGGATAAAAGCAGCAAGATATGTCCTCATGGACGAAGTTCTCTATAGGAGGGGcttttctcaaccttatcttAGGTGTCTGGCCCCAGAAGAGGCGAACTATGTGCTGAGggaagttcatgaaggagcCTGTGGAAACCATTCAGGAGCCAGGTCGCTTATCCAAAAAGTCGTCCGTGCAGG gacgacagTGAGGACCCCTACAGGGGAGACCCCTTTTAAACTAGCCTATGGAAGTGAAGCAGTTATACCTGCGGAAGTGCACATGGCTAACCATAGGGTGATGTCATATGAGGAGAAGGATAACGAGGAGCAACTCCGCTTGAACCTCGATCTTATAGACGAAGTAAGGACAGAAGCAGAGCACAGGGCAGCGAAGtacaagaacctcatggctaggcaataTGATGCAAGGGTGAAACCAAGACGtttcaacataggagatctTGTCCTGAGGAAGGTCTCTTTAGCAACCAAGAACTCAGCTCATGGGAAATtgggccccaattgggaaggaccctatagagtCATCAACTTCAAAAGACAAGGATCCTATTACCTGGAGGCCCTGGACGGGAGAAAGCTAGAACATCCTTGGAACgtggagcacctgaggaggtactacCAGTAG